One window of Dermacentor andersoni chromosome 7, qqDerAnde1_hic_scaffold, whole genome shotgun sequence genomic DNA carries:
- the LOC129385527 gene encoding solute carrier family 22 member 7-like — protein sequence MTSDPSLFRFSILILRFQIPNSKLKTPFARGAPFGADPPHCLWMPHRHRHRPCADRSEGQSARATGGTGATPAMESMSSSPVAMFRIDGERLKNLIEQTAPKSVLIFGTGPFQRRVLAGTVLCLLVVALHNTVLMVLARPVAHWCRRPDELLNVPLDEWKNASLPRLPDGSASECTRYEPALPPFPPQDPTSSALVNRTEVPCDAWEYDLSAGGPTIESQWDLVCSRRRPVLLALAASYLLGGVVVMPMAGHYADRVGRRPVLCAAVVVLALSSLATCLVRSLYAFVALRVVTGAASSVAEVTSTLILFEVCRREGPNHTYAPRRAYA from the coding sequence aTGACGTCTGACCCATCTCTGTTCCGTTTTTCTATCCTTATTTTAAGGTTTCAAATACCTAATTCAAAACTGAAAACTCCGTTTGCTCGCGGCGCCCCATTCGGGGCAGATCCCCCGCATTGCTTATGGATGCCACATCGGCATCGTCATCGTCCGTGCGCCGATCGTTCCGAAGGGCAGTCGGCAAGAGCGACCGGAGGCACCGGCGCGACCCCGGCCATGGAGAGCATGTCCAGCTCGCCGGTGGCCATGTTCCGCATCGACGGCGAGCGGCTCAAGAACCTGATCGAGCAGACCGCGCCAAAGTCGGTGCTCATCTTCGGCACGGGACCCTTCCAGAGACGCGTGCTCGCCGGCACCGTCCTGTGCCTGCTCGTGGTCGCCCTGCACAACACGGTTCTCATGGTGCTCGCTCGACCCGTCGCCCACTGGTGCCGGCGACCCGACGAGCTCCTCAACGTGCCGCTGGACGAGTGGAAGAACGCCAGCCTGCCCCGACTCCCCGACGGCTCGGCCAGCGAGTGCACGCGCTACGAACCCGCGTTGCCTCCGTTCCCGCCGCAGGACCCGACGTCGTCGGCGCTGGTCAACAGGACCGAGGTGCCCTGCGACGCGTGGGAGTACGACCTGAGCGCCGGAGGACCGACCATAGAGAGCCAGTGGGACCTGGTGTGCAGCCGGCGCCGGCCTGTCCTACTGGCGCTGGCCGCGTCGTACCTCCTGGGCGGCGTGGTCGTCATGCCGATGGCGGGCCACTACGCCGACCGAGTCGGCCGCCGTCCCGTGCTGTGCGCGGCCGTGGTTGTGCTGGCGCTGTCCAGCCTCGCCACCTGCCTCGTGCGGTCCCTGTACGCGTTCGTCGCGCTGCGCGTGGTCACGGGCGCCGCCTCCAGCGTCGCCGAGGTCACGTCCACGCTCATCTTGTTCGAGGTGTGTAGACGTGAAGGCCCAAACCACACGTACGCTCCTCGGCGCGCCTACGCATGA